DNA sequence from the Streptomyces sp. MST-110588 genome:
CTCGGCGACCGAGGTCAGGCCGACCGTTTCCAGTACCTCCTCGACACGACGGCCCGGAATACCGTTGCTACGCGCCATGGCCAGCAGATGATGGCGGGCGCTGCGCCCCGGGTGCAGCGCCTTCGCTTCCAGGAGAGCCCCGATTTCCCGTGTGGGATACCGCAATTCCTCATAACGCTTTCCGTTGACCAATGCCTCCCCGGCCGTCGGACGGTCCAGGCCGAGAATCATCCGCATCGTCGTGGATTTCCCGGCACCGTTGGGACCGAGAAAACCGGTCACGTGTCCCGGCCCGATATCCGCATGCAAGTCGTCCACGGCGGTGACTTCTCCATAGCGTTTGGTCAGTCCCCTGAGCGTGATCATGTGAGTCTCCCTGTCGAAGTGGTGACGTGATCAACGCTAGAAAACGCGACGGGTCCGGCACATCCGACCAAAGGAATCGATCGTCTATAACTTTCGCTGCGTCCCACCCCCTCTTTGGAGACCACTCCATCGACACGGTGGCCGGACCGAGCAGATGGAACCGGAACGAGGGGACCAGCCGGCCCGGCGGTTCGTCGAACCGCCGGGCCGGCTGCTGTGCCGTGGGGAATCACCGGCGAACGCTAGGGCGCTTCTGACGGATCTCCGCGGCCTCGCGACGCCCGGCACGCACCCTCGCCGCACGGCGCAAAGGGACAGGTGGCTCCGCCACATGACCCTTCACACCGCACGCCGAGCGCACGCACCGAACACCGCTCCGTCTTCCACGGAGATCCATCAGAAACGCCCTAGTCGCCGGCGATCGCCACCAGCATGTTCGTACGGGCCGCCCGGCGGGCGGGCCACATCGCGGCCAGTACGGCGGCGGCGCCGATCCCGGCCAGCGCCGGACCGATGACCGTCAGCGGGAGGGTGAAGTCCCACAACCGCTGCCCGAACATGGCGTGTTGCATGACGGCTCCCGCCGGGACGCCCACCACCACACCGAGCAGCGCGCCGAAGAGCGATATGACGATGCTCTCGACCCTGATGGTTCTGCGGACCTGGAGACGTGTCGCGCCCACCGCGCGGATCACTCCGATCTCACGGGTGCGTTCCATGACCGACAGCACAAGGGTGTTGACGACACCGAACACAGCGATCAGGAGCGCCACCCCGAACATCGCGTACATCAGCGTGAACGCCAGCGACTGGTGCTCCACGCCCTGCCGCACCAGTGTCTCGCGGTCGCCGACGATCACGTCCGGACGGTCGCGGAAGGCCGCCTCGATACCGGCCCGGGCCCTGGCAGGGTCGGGCCCGGTGGCGTAGAGCGTGGTGATCTGCTTGCGGAGTGCGGCAGGCGCCCGGGCGACGTCCAGGAAGATGCTGGCCTGCAACTCCGTGGCGTCGTAAATGCCCACGACGGATTGAGTGACGGAGGTCCTGGCGTCCAGATGAAGGGTGATCTTGTCGTTCATGCCCAGGCCCATCATGTCGGCCTGGTTCTGCGATATCACCACACCGTGTTCAAGGTCGGGGCTGCCCGCCGTGATGTGCGGGGTGAGGACGCCCTTGAGCCCCGCGGGTTCGATCGCGGAGATCCGCCGCTCGGTTCTGCCGCCCTTGTAGGTGAGCCCGACCAGTACGTCACGGCTGCCCGCCACGTGAGAGACGCCCGGCAGCGATGTGACCTTGGCGGCTTCGGCGGGAGTCAGGCAGGACCCGCCGCCGGCCGCGGACTGCAGGACCGTGGTGGTGTCCGGCACGTTCGCCCGGGTCGTCGAGGCGATCAGCGCGGAGAACGAAGCGCTGAGTGTGGCGAACGCGCAGACCAGGGCCAGGCCGACGGTGATGGCCGTCGCCGTGCCCGACGTACGCCGCGGGTCGCCGACCGCGTTGCGCAGCCCCAGCCGCAGCGCCGGCCGCGACCGCGCACCCAGCAGGCGGGCCGCGGGACGCAGGACCACCTCGGCGAAGAAGGGCGCGAGCACGATCATGCCGGCCACACCGAGCACCGCCCCCACCAGACCGATGATGCGTGCGGCATTGGACGAACTCGGGTCCGCGGTGGCGAGGACCAGCGCCGTACCCAGGACGACGAAGCCGAGGCCCAGCACATGACGTATCCGCTTGGTCCCCCGCGGAGGGATCGCGTCGGTCCGCAGTGCGGCGACCGGCGGCACGGAGGCGGCACGCCGGGCCGAGCCGTATGCGGCCAGTGTGCTGACCAGCAGGGCGACCGCGTAGCCGAGGGCGATGGCCACCGGGCCGACGGTGAAGGCGACATCGTCCCCCGGGCGCATCACCGAGATCATGGAGGGGCCCAGCGCCACCCCTCCCAGCGTGCCGACGGTGCCTCCGGCCAGACCGAGCACACAGGCTTCCGCGATGATCCCGGCCCGCACCTGCCGCTTGCGGGCACCCACCGCCCTCAGCAGCGCGAACTGCCGGGTGCGCTGTGTCACCAGCAAGGTGAAGGTGTTGCTGATCACGAACATGCCGACCAGCAGCGCGACCGCCGCGAACGGCAGCATCGTCATCCGCAACTCCTGCGCCGTCGCCTCCGATTGGCGCATGGCGGCGTCGGCCAGCGCACCACCCGTCTCGACATGGCAGTCGCCGGGCACCGCCTTGCGCACGGCCGCTTCGAGCGCTCCGGCGGACGTACCGGACTCGGTCGACAGCTCGATGCGGTGATAGCGCGTGCCCAGGAGCCTTACGGCGGTCCGTGTGTCGTACGCGACCACCGGTATCGCGTCGGACGCCTCATCGGAGTCCGTCGTCGTCTCCGGCCCCAGTCGGCGGTACGTGAACAGCCCGGACACCACGGCCCGGTCCGTACGGCCGTCGGACAGCAGTATGCGCGTGGTCGTCCCCACCTTGATGCCGGCGGCGTCGGCGTCGGTCCGGTTGAGCGCCACCTGGCCGGGCCCGGAGGGGGCCTTGCCCGCCTCCAACGTGAAGCGTGTGCCGTGACTCCAGTTGGTGCCGGCCCGGTCCAGGA
Encoded proteins:
- a CDS encoding ABC transporter permease; the protein is MLRTMLRDLLAHKGRVVMTLVAIALGVTATVGSWVVSESVATTLAGQETRTDVGVSVQSPGKDPLLTPADRDRLSRIPGVGRAEGVIVGRAGLVGPGGKFVRTATVLDRAGTNWSHGTRFTLEAGKAPSGPGQVALNRTDADAAGIKVGTTTRILLSDGRTDRAVVSGLFTYRRLGPETTTDSDEASDAIPVVAYDTRTAVRLLGTRYHRIELSTESGTSAGALEAAVRKAVPGDCHVETGGALADAAMRQSEATAQELRMTMLPFAAVALLVGMFVISNTFTLLVTQRTRQFALLRAVGARKRQVRAGIIAEACVLGLAGGTVGTLGGVALGPSMISVMRPGDDVAFTVGPVAIALGYAVALLVSTLAAYGSARRAASVPPVAALRTDAIPPRGTKRIRHVLGLGFVVLGTALVLATADPSSSNAARIIGLVGAVLGVAGMIVLAPFFAEVVLRPAARLLGARSRPALRLGLRNAVGDPRRTSGTATAITVGLALVCAFATLSASFSALIASTTRANVPDTTTVLQSAAGGGSCLTPAEAAKVTSLPGVSHVAGSRDVLVGLTYKGGRTERRISAIEPAGLKGVLTPHITAGSPDLEHGVVISQNQADMMGLGMNDKITLHLDARTSVTQSVVGIYDATELQASIFLDVARAPAALRKQITTLYATGPDPARARAGIEAAFRDRPDVIVGDRETLVRQGVEHQSLAFTLMYAMFGVALLIAVFGVVNTLVLSVMERTREIGVIRAVGATRLQVRRTIRVESIVISLFGALLGVVVGVPAGAVMQHAMFGQRLWDFTLPLTVIGPALAGIGAAAVLAAMWPARRAARTNMLVAIAGD